A region of Alphaproteobacteria bacterium DNA encodes the following proteins:
- a CDS encoding alkaline phosphatase, producing the protein MRMRFALTAGAASGALLAMAGTGLAQTLPVSDPYFQQGRDMLLATLAQQPNTNRARNVILFVGDGFGVSTLTATRIFEGQSQGLDGESYELPTDLFPYAALSRTYSHDGQVSDSAPTATAMMTGVKARNDVIGVTADVDVGDCAAALAHSVPTLLELAEIGGRSTGVVSTARITHATPAATYAHTPVRDWEADSDMPPEAIAAGCIDIASQLVGLPYGDGIDVALGGGRAMFIAAETADPEDEGKTGDRTDGRDLTAEWVDAGGAYVWNMAQFAALDPHGSERVLGLFNRSHMTYEADRATDVGGEPSIAEMTAFAIEKLSRNPDGFFLMVEGGRVDHASHEGNAYRTLTDAVAFEDAIRTAVGMVDLDETLIVVTADHSHTLTINGYPERGNPILGLAAFHGELLLGDDGLPYTTLSFANGPGAVQGGARADLTGVDTTDPDFVQQALVPMSSETHTGEDVSIHAIGPWAHLFQGVVEQNYIFHVMDFASGISGRALSN; encoded by the coding sequence ATGCGCATGCGTTTCGCACTGACCGCCGGCGCGGCTTCCGGCGCGCTGCTGGCGATGGCCGGCACCGGGCTGGCCCAGACCCTGCCGGTGAGCGACCCCTATTTCCAGCAGGGCCGCGACATGCTGCTGGCCACCCTGGCGCAGCAGCCGAACACCAACCGGGCACGCAACGTGATCCTGTTCGTCGGCGACGGCTTCGGCGTGTCGACCCTGACCGCGACCCGCATCTTCGAGGGCCAGTCGCAGGGCCTGGACGGCGAATCCTACGAGCTGCCAACCGACCTGTTCCCCTATGCGGCGCTGTCGCGCACCTACTCGCATGACGGCCAGGTCTCCGACAGCGCGCCGACCGCGACCGCGATGATGACCGGAGTCAAGGCGCGCAACGACGTGATCGGCGTGACCGCCGACGTCGATGTCGGCGACTGCGCCGCCGCGCTGGCCCACTCGGTGCCGACCCTGCTGGAACTGGCGGAAATCGGCGGGCGGTCGACCGGCGTGGTCTCCACCGCGCGCATCACCCACGCGACGCCGGCCGCCACCTATGCTCACACGCCGGTGCGCGACTGGGAAGCCGACAGCGACATGCCGCCCGAGGCGATCGCGGCCGGTTGCATCGACATCGCCAGCCAGCTGGTCGGCCTGCCCTATGGCGACGGCATCGACGTGGCGCTGGGCGGCGGCCGCGCGATGTTCATCGCCGCCGAGACCGCCGACCCCGAGGACGAGGGCAAGACCGGCGACCGCACCGACGGCCGCGACCTGACCGCCGAATGGGTCGACGCCGGCGGCGCCTATGTCTGGAACATGGCGCAGTTCGCGGCGCTGGACCCGCATGGCAGCGAGCGCGTGCTCGGCCTGTTCAACCGCTCGCACATGACCTATGAGGCCGACCGCGCCACCGACGTCGGCGGCGAGCCTTCGATCGCCGAGATGACCGCCTTCGCCATCGAGAAGCTGAGCCGGAATCCGGATGGCTTCTTCCTGATGGTCGAGGGCGGGCGCGTCGACCACGCCAGCCACGAGGGCAACGCCTATCGCACGCTGACCGACGCGGTGGCGTTCGAGGACGCGATCCGCACGGCGGTCGGCATGGTCGACCTGGACGAGACGCTGATCGTGGTGACGGCGGATCACAGCCACACGCTGACGATCAACGGCTATCCGGAGCGCGGCAACCCGATCCTGGGCCTGGCGGCATTCCATGGCGAGTTGCTGCTCGGCGACGACGGCCTGCCTTACACCACGCTGAGCTTCGCCAACGGTCCCGGCGCGGTGCAGGGCGGGGCGCGCGCCGACCTGACCGGCGTCGACACCACCGACCCGGACTTCGTCCAGCAGGCCCTGGTGCCGATGTCGTCGGAGACCCACACCGGCGAGGACGTCTCGATCCATGCGATCGGGCCGTGGGCGCACCTGTTCCAGGGCGTGGTCGAGCAGAACTACATCTTCCACGTCATGGACTTCGCCAGCGGCATCAGCGGTCGTGCACTGAGCAACTGA